One region of Arthrobacter sp. StoSoilB22 genomic DNA includes:
- the ugpC gene encoding sn-glycerol-3-phosphate ABC transporter ATP-binding protein UgpC, producing the protein MATVTFDNATRLYPGTDKPAVDKLNIDIADGEFLVLVGPSGCGKSTSLRMLAGLEDVNAGRILIGDRDVTDVPPKDRDIAMVFQNYALYPHMTVADNMGFALKIAGVSKEERAERVREAAKLLDLEQYLDRKPKALSGGQRQRVAMGRAIVRNPQVFLMDEPLSNLDAKLRVQTRTQIASLTRRLGVTTVYVTHDQVEAMTMGDRVAVLKDGLLQQVDTPRNLYDRPQNVFVAGFIGSPAMNLLELPVVDGGVQFGGTVYPVPRDVLQEAHGQTVTVGSRPEDLETVGNGEGLQVEVDVVEELGADAYVYGHTILDGKSHDIVARVDGRRPPMKGESIFVRPQSGHVHLFDTKTGLRLGD; encoded by the coding sequence GTGGCTACAGTTACTTTTGATAACGCTACGCGTCTGTACCCGGGCACAGATAAGCCCGCCGTCGATAAACTCAACATCGACATCGCCGATGGCGAATTCCTGGTCCTCGTTGGACCCTCCGGTTGCGGTAAGTCCACCTCCCTGCGAATGCTCGCAGGCCTTGAGGATGTCAACGCCGGCCGTATCCTGATCGGTGATCGCGACGTCACGGACGTCCCGCCGAAGGACCGCGACATCGCGATGGTCTTCCAGAACTACGCCCTGTACCCGCACATGACCGTTGCGGACAACATGGGCTTCGCACTGAAGATTGCCGGCGTTTCCAAGGAAGAGCGCGCCGAGCGTGTCCGCGAAGCCGCCAAGCTCCTTGACCTTGAGCAGTACCTGGACCGCAAGCCGAAGGCACTCTCCGGTGGTCAGCGTCAGCGTGTTGCCATGGGCCGTGCAATCGTCCGTAACCCCCAGGTCTTCCTCATGGATGAGCCGCTGTCCAACCTTGACGCCAAGCTCCGTGTCCAGACCCGTACGCAGATCGCATCCCTGACCCGCCGCCTGGGCGTCACCACCGTTTACGTGACGCACGACCAGGTAGAGGCCATGACCATGGGTGACCGCGTTGCTGTGCTGAAGGACGGCCTGCTGCAGCAGGTTGACACCCCGCGCAACCTCTACGACCGCCCGCAGAACGTCTTCGTTGCAGGCTTCATCGGCTCCCCGGCCATGAACCTGCTGGAACTGCCGGTTGTTGACGGCGGCGTTCAGTTCGGTGGAACGGTCTACCCCGTGCCCCGCGACGTCCTCCAGGAAGCACACGGCCAGACGGTTACCGTTGGCTCGCGTCCTGAAGACCTCGAAACGGTCGGCAACGGCGAAGGCCTCCAGGTTGAGGTTGACGTTGTTGAAGAACTCGGCGCCGACGCCTACGTCTACGGCCACACCATCCTTGATGGCAAGAGCCACGACATCGTCGCCCGCGTCGATGGCCGCCGCCCCCCGATGAAGGGTGAGTCCATCTTCGTTCGTCCGCAGTCCGGCCACGTGCACCTGTTCGACACGAAGACCGGCCTCCGCTTGGGCGACTAA
- a CDS encoding GntR family transcriptional regulator, whose amino-acid sequence MKGSLTVAEAMPENGNGRDEEARAENVYQLVLEGIVAGTYAQGVRLRERELSELYNVSRIPVREAIQRLEQDGFVATFPRRGAVVRQLTLTDVNELFDVRLCLETFAARMAATRVAEGSDGGRLVELMEASKAAIDDERTDDVALISAELHAEIVRLSGNRLLIESVKPLFGRMRWIFGLAHNRSNELQRDEHTELCNAILKGKPDLAYSLAYSHIELGREPVLAGLAETLEP is encoded by the coding sequence ATGAAGGGAAGTTTGACAGTGGCTGAGGCGATGCCGGAGAACGGGAATGGCCGCGATGAAGAGGCCCGCGCGGAGAACGTCTACCAACTGGTGTTGGAAGGCATCGTCGCGGGAACGTACGCGCAGGGTGTGCGGTTGCGCGAGCGTGAACTTTCGGAGCTTTACAACGTCTCCCGCATTCCCGTGCGCGAAGCTATCCAGCGCCTGGAACAGGACGGCTTTGTGGCAACTTTCCCCCGCCGCGGTGCCGTGGTGCGCCAACTGACCCTCACGGATGTCAACGAGCTTTTCGACGTTCGGCTCTGCTTGGAGACGTTCGCCGCGCGCATGGCTGCCACGCGTGTGGCCGAAGGCAGCGACGGCGGTCGGCTGGTGGAACTCATGGAGGCCTCCAAGGCAGCAATCGACGACGAACGGACCGACGACGTCGCCTTGATCAGCGCCGAGCTCCACGCCGAAATAGTGCGCCTGTCCGGTAACAGGCTGCTCATTGAATCCGTGAAACCCCTGTTTGGGCGCATGCGCTGGATCTTCGGGCTGGCCCACAACCGCAGCAATGAGCTCCAACGCGACGAACACACCGAACTCTGCAACGCCATCCTGAAGGGTAAGCCGGATCTGGCCTACTCCCTGGCGTACTCACACATCGAGTTGGGCCGCGAACCCGTCCTGGCCGGGCTGGCCGAGACACTGGAACCGTGA
- a CDS encoding beta-N-acetylhexosaminidase has translation MNTTDTLIPRPSHVALLDAPAFTLASTARISAIDSTVPVAEQLASLLRGATGFALPIVEDTRPGDISLELAEAFDGGPEAYVLTVAESGVGVTASTPAGLFYGVQTLRQLFPAAIESGSRGHSAGSGADGAWVIPAVEIADAPRFAYRGLMLDVARSFFTVDQVKEQIDVMTQFKLNALHLHLTDDQSWRIEIHEPAENPSALPYANLTGVGGQGAVEVSTAIPVRGHEGFYTQQDFLDIQAYAAGKNVLVVPEIDLPGHVNAALAAIPQLNPDGKAKPMSTTAEVGWSTLTENLSATYEFAREVLGQLAAITVGPYLHIGGDEAKVTEHDHYVSMVQQFVRIGAETGKTVVGWNEFAAVELPEGAVIQYWHGDFEAVARQAEHHGAKVLMSPADKTYLDQKYAPDSPIGLEWVEGGPFDWADYYNWDPAQGGLKDHHILGVEGALWSETVRDNQQAQWLLYPRAVSLAEVAWSGQEVRNPGDFRRRLGALGERLAKQGVTFQEAPDVEWSAVSQWPFPAAETSSPPKYGTIEA, from the coding sequence ATGAACACGACGGACACCCTGATTCCCCGCCCCTCCCACGTCGCACTCCTGGATGCCCCGGCCTTCACGCTTGCCTCCACGGCACGGATCAGCGCGATCGACTCAACTGTGCCGGTTGCCGAACAGCTGGCTTCACTGCTGCGCGGCGCCACAGGTTTCGCGTTGCCCATTGTTGAGGACACCCGCCCCGGCGACATCTCGCTCGAGTTGGCAGAAGCGTTCGACGGCGGCCCCGAGGCATATGTGCTTACTGTCGCCGAATCCGGTGTCGGGGTAACCGCTTCCACTCCTGCCGGACTCTTCTACGGCGTCCAAACACTGCGGCAACTGTTCCCCGCGGCCATCGAGTCCGGGAGCCGGGGCCACAGTGCAGGCTCCGGCGCGGACGGCGCCTGGGTGATTCCCGCCGTCGAAATTGCGGACGCTCCGCGCTTTGCCTACCGCGGGCTGATGCTGGATGTTGCGCGCAGCTTCTTCACCGTGGACCAGGTGAAAGAGCAGATAGACGTCATGACTCAGTTCAAGCTAAACGCCCTCCACCTGCATCTCACCGACGACCAATCCTGGCGCATTGAAATCCACGAGCCCGCAGAGAACCCCTCCGCGCTGCCCTACGCGAATCTCACCGGCGTGGGTGGCCAGGGCGCTGTGGAGGTGTCAACGGCCATCCCCGTGCGGGGCCACGAAGGCTTCTACACACAGCAGGACTTCCTGGACATCCAGGCCTATGCCGCCGGCAAGAACGTCCTGGTGGTGCCGGAGATCGACCTCCCGGGCCACGTCAACGCTGCCCTCGCCGCGATCCCGCAGCTGAACCCTGACGGCAAAGCCAAGCCGATGAGCACCACGGCGGAGGTAGGCTGGTCAACGCTCACCGAAAACTTGTCCGCAACCTACGAATTTGCCCGGGAGGTCCTCGGGCAACTCGCCGCCATCACGGTAGGCCCTTACCTCCACATCGGTGGCGACGAAGCGAAGGTCACGGAGCATGACCACTATGTCTCCATGGTCCAACAGTTCGTTCGGATCGGCGCAGAAACCGGCAAGACCGTGGTGGGATGGAACGAATTCGCAGCCGTCGAGCTTCCCGAGGGCGCGGTGATCCAGTACTGGCACGGCGATTTCGAAGCCGTGGCACGGCAGGCGGAACACCATGGGGCCAAAGTGCTCATGTCCCCCGCAGACAAGACCTACCTGGACCAGAAATATGCACCGGACAGCCCCATCGGGCTTGAATGGGTGGAAGGCGGGCCGTTCGACTGGGCCGACTACTACAACTGGGATCCAGCGCAGGGCGGTCTGAAGGACCACCACATTCTGGGTGTCGAGGGCGCATTGTGGTCCGAGACAGTCCGGGACAACCAGCAGGCCCAATGGCTCCTCTACCCGAGGGCTGTCTCCTTGGCGGAAGTCGCGTGGTCCGGTCAGGAGGTTCGCAACCCCGGTGACTTCCGACGTCGGCTGGGCGCCTTGGGCGAGCGGCTCGCCAAGCAAGGTGTCACCTTCCAGGAAGCGCCCGACGTCGAGTGGTCCGCCGTGTCCCAGTGGCCGTTTCCCGCGGCAGAAACATCTTCCCCTCCCAAGTACGGAACAATTGAGGCATGA
- a CDS encoding amidohydrolase family protein produces the protein MNTLIRAVRPWGQALSDVTLVAGEAGGKITAVEPHNPARVVPDGVTVVEGRGRLLLPSFSDVHVHLDSTRIGLPFREHTGGPGVWTMMMNDRLNWRNAEVPLQDRVNDTLGRMIARGTTRVRSYAQVDVDCKLERFDAVAAAKEKFAGQASVDIIAFPQAGLLLEEGTVELMEEALKAGANVMGGIDPCTLDRDPVKHLDIVFGLAEKYQVPIDIHLHEPGELGVFSTDLVLERTKALGMQGKVTMSHAYQLGSVNEATTRRLIDAFAELDVSLASVAPSAAGQLPIPLLTEAGVRLGLGEDGQRDYWSPYGNTDMLDRTWQLAFTHGFRKDQLIEHCLAIATIGGASILDPGATRLKDTSHRPGVEVGDPAELLLVDGETVASTVMDRGKDRTVIHAGRVVADQLELV, from the coding sequence TTGAATACCCTGATCCGCGCCGTCCGCCCCTGGGGGCAAGCGCTCAGTGACGTCACGCTCGTCGCTGGCGAAGCAGGCGGCAAGATCACCGCCGTCGAACCACACAACCCTGCGCGCGTGGTCCCGGATGGCGTCACTGTTGTCGAAGGACGTGGGCGCCTGCTGCTGCCATCGTTCTCGGATGTCCACGTTCACTTGGACTCCACCCGGATCGGCCTCCCGTTCCGGGAACACACCGGCGGTCCGGGTGTGTGGACCATGATGATGAACGACCGCCTGAATTGGCGCAACGCCGAGGTCCCGCTGCAGGATCGCGTGAATGACACCCTGGGACGGATGATCGCCAGGGGCACCACGCGGGTCCGCTCCTACGCCCAGGTTGATGTGGACTGCAAGCTGGAGCGCTTCGACGCCGTTGCTGCCGCCAAGGAGAAATTCGCCGGTCAGGCATCCGTTGACATCATCGCGTTCCCCCAGGCTGGTCTGTTGTTGGAGGAAGGGACGGTGGAACTCATGGAGGAGGCGTTGAAAGCAGGCGCCAACGTGATGGGCGGCATCGATCCCTGCACCTTGGACCGGGACCCCGTCAAGCACTTGGACATCGTGTTTGGACTGGCAGAGAAGTATCAGGTTCCCATCGACATCCACCTTCACGAACCGGGCGAGCTGGGCGTCTTCAGCACCGATCTGGTGCTGGAGCGGACCAAGGCGCTGGGCATGCAGGGCAAGGTCACCATGTCCCACGCGTACCAGCTGGGCAGCGTCAACGAGGCCACTACACGCAGGCTCATTGATGCCTTCGCTGAGCTCGATGTCTCCCTGGCGTCGGTTGCTCCTTCTGCTGCCGGCCAGTTGCCCATCCCGCTCCTTACCGAGGCCGGTGTTCGCTTGGGCTTGGGCGAAGATGGCCAGCGCGACTACTGGTCCCCCTACGGCAACACGGACATGCTGGACCGGACCTGGCAACTCGCTTTCACCCATGGCTTCCGCAAGGACCAGCTGATCGAGCACTGCCTGGCCATCGCCACCATCGGTGGGGCGAGCATTCTTGACCCCGGCGCAACCAGGCTGAAGGACACCTCCCATCGTCCCGGCGTCGAGGTCGGTGACCCGGCTGAGCTGCTCCTGGTGGACGGCGAAACGGTAGCCTCCACGGTGATGGACCGCGGCAAAGACCGCACTGTCATCCACGCCGGAAGGGTGGTAGCTGACCAGCTGGAACTCGTGTAG
- a CDS encoding trehalose-6-phosphate synthase codes for MQDLASEKVEAEQGTRASPTKKPTATKFDFMVVSNRLPVDRISDDNEESGWRRSPGGLVTALAPMMTKSDGAWVGWHGAPDETVRPFSHEGMDLLPVQLSTDDVELFYEGFSNATIWPLYHDVIAPPEFHRTWWDSYRKVNRKFADAVTRHASEGATVWVQDYQLQLVPRLLRESRPDLKIGFFNHIPFPPPEIFAQLPWRREIIDGLLGADLLGFQRPSDAGNFMRSARRFLGASVKQQQVHVKGADGQVTHIARAQAFPISIDVAQIRELADRPDIIERARQIRKDLGNPKTILLGVDRLDYTKGIRHRLKAFEELLADGHIKVEDATLIQVASPSRERVEQYRLLREEIEGTVGHINGTYDTIQNTAVRYLHHSYPVEEMVALYLAADVMLVTALRDGMNLVAKEYVTARQNDDGALVLSEFAGAADQLKQAFLINPHDIDGLKSTVLKAITLDPKEARRRMKLMRKQILDHDVDHWSAEFLAALEEKVVRDDS; via the coding sequence ATGCAGGATTTGGCAAGCGAAAAAGTCGAGGCCGAACAAGGCACCCGGGCTTCTCCTACGAAGAAGCCCACGGCAACCAAGTTCGACTTCATGGTGGTCTCCAACAGGTTGCCGGTGGATCGCATCAGCGATGACAACGAGGAAAGTGGCTGGCGCCGCTCACCCGGCGGCCTGGTCACGGCCCTGGCGCCCATGATGACCAAGAGCGACGGCGCGTGGGTGGGTTGGCATGGCGCCCCTGACGAAACTGTGCGGCCGTTCAGCCACGAAGGCATGGACCTGCTTCCGGTCCAGCTCAGCACCGACGACGTTGAGCTGTTCTACGAGGGCTTCTCCAATGCGACCATTTGGCCGCTGTACCACGACGTCATTGCGCCGCCGGAATTCCACAGGACCTGGTGGGATTCCTATCGGAAGGTCAACAGGAAGTTTGCCGACGCCGTTACCCGGCACGCTTCCGAAGGCGCCACGGTGTGGGTCCAGGACTACCAGCTGCAGCTCGTTCCGAGGCTGCTGCGCGAATCCCGCCCGGACCTGAAGATCGGCTTCTTCAACCACATCCCGTTCCCTCCCCCGGAGATCTTTGCGCAGCTCCCGTGGCGTCGCGAAATCATTGACGGTTTGCTCGGGGCAGACCTTCTGGGCTTCCAGCGCCCCAGCGATGCCGGCAACTTCATGAGATCGGCCCGCAGGTTCCTGGGCGCAAGCGTCAAGCAGCAGCAGGTCCACGTCAAGGGCGCCGACGGCCAGGTCACCCACATCGCGCGGGCCCAGGCCTTCCCGATTTCCATCGATGTCGCCCAGATCCGCGAGCTCGCAGACCGGCCGGACATCATTGAACGCGCCCGGCAGATCCGCAAGGACCTGGGTAACCCCAAAACCATCCTCCTGGGCGTGGACCGGCTGGACTACACCAAAGGCATCCGGCACCGCCTCAAGGCTTTCGAAGAACTCCTGGCGGATGGGCACATCAAGGTGGAGGATGCCACGCTCATCCAGGTGGCAAGTCCCAGCCGCGAACGGGTGGAGCAGTACCGGCTGCTGCGCGAGGAAATCGAAGGCACCGTGGGCCACATCAACGGCACCTACGACACCATCCAGAACACCGCGGTGCGCTACTTGCACCACAGCTACCCGGTGGAGGAGATGGTCGCGTTGTACCTCGCGGCGGACGTCATGCTGGTCACCGCGCTGCGCGATGGCATGAACCTTGTTGCCAAGGAATACGTGACCGCCCGTCAAAACGACGACGGTGCACTGGTCCTCAGTGAGTTCGCCGGTGCTGCCGATCAGCTCAAGCAGGCATTCCTGATCAACCCCCACGACATCGATGGCCTCAAATCGACAGTCCTGAAGGCCATCACCCTGGATCCCAAGGAAGCCCGCCGCCGCATGAAGCTGATGCGCAAGCAGATTCTGGATCACGACGTCGATCATTGGTCAGCTGAGTTCCTGGCCGCCTTGGAGGAGAAGGTGGTCCGTGATGACAGCTGA
- the otsB gene encoding trehalose-phosphatase yields MTAESLSLSPELLEAVRRISSTEHLLVALDFDGTLSPLVDRAEDARPLPRSAAALEALAQLPRTTTALISGRALDSLRLVASPPAGTLLIGSHGAEVWLGEGSLGLELDEEQRTKLAAVREVLAEIVNIAPGTLLEDKPAGVVLHTRMADDDVAEDAVEAAMRVLREHPGVYLKTGKRVLETSVVHASKGEAVEFLRQATGATAILFAGDDVTDEDALGRLMGDDVGIKVGLDFTQAQYRVEAPVHVAELLEALLRERRQVTAGT; encoded by the coding sequence ATGACAGCTGAGAGCCTTTCACTGTCACCTGAGCTGCTGGAAGCCGTCCGGCGCATTTCCAGCACCGAGCACCTGTTGGTTGCCCTCGATTTCGACGGCACCCTCTCCCCGCTGGTTGACCGTGCGGAGGACGCACGCCCGCTGCCCCGGTCCGCCGCGGCCTTGGAGGCCCTGGCACAACTACCGCGCACGACGACGGCACTCATCTCAGGCCGCGCACTGGACAGTCTGCGGCTGGTCGCCTCGCCTCCCGCCGGTACGTTGCTGATCGGCAGCCACGGCGCTGAGGTCTGGCTGGGCGAGGGCTCTTTGGGCTTGGAACTTGACGAGGAACAGCGCACAAAGCTGGCCGCGGTCCGTGAGGTTCTTGCCGAAATCGTGAACATCGCTCCGGGGACGTTGCTCGAGGACAAGCCCGCCGGCGTCGTCCTTCACACCAGGATGGCCGACGACGACGTTGCCGAAGACGCCGTAGAGGCCGCGATGCGAGTCCTCCGGGAGCACCCGGGTGTCTACCTAAAAACCGGCAAGCGCGTGCTGGAGACCTCCGTAGTCCATGCGTCCAAGGGCGAGGCTGTGGAGTTCCTCCGTCAGGCCACCGGCGCGACGGCAATCCTTTTTGCCGGCGACGACGTCACTGATGAGGATGCACTGGGCCGACTGATGGGCGACGACGTAGGCATCAAGGTAGGCCTGGACTTCACCCAAGCCCAGTATCGGGTGGAAGCCCCTGTGCACGTGGCGGAGCTGCTTGAGGCCTTGCTTCGCGAGCGGCGGCAGGTCACAGCGGGGACCTAA
- a CDS encoding DUF4032 domain-containing protein, which translates to MSEQNEAQWHDEPTDYGQIGKLPRKEAASAQDTAPPASVIGSLNITAAAADPELLDLPWHIALEDWPAENLAALPRGISRHIVRFAHLGGSVIAIKETSEHVARHEYHMLRKLARLDVPCVEPVAVITGRTTADGRPLNPVLVTRHLKFSMPYRALFSQMLRKDTLTRLIDAQALLLVRLHLVGFYWGDVSLSNTLFRRDAGAFAAYLVDAETGELYPDLSMGQREYDLEIARVNIAGELMDLLDGGLIEEKVDPVATSELIMDSYRRLWTELTEKESFELGERWRVAARIRRLNELGFDVEEYAIKTTADGSTIQLQPKVVDAGHHQRRLLRLTGLDAQENQARRLLNDMDQFRADNNPDLDEEISAHIWVSQIFEPIVRSIPRHLAGKLEPAEVVHEVLEHRWYMSQKQDRYVPLAETVQSYLDTVLQHRRDEAAIMLNPDTELLKILEVEVEESGRYDDEDEYPDADD; encoded by the coding sequence ATGAGCGAGCAAAACGAAGCCCAGTGGCACGACGAACCCACCGACTACGGGCAGATCGGCAAGCTCCCCCGGAAGGAAGCCGCCAGCGCGCAGGACACTGCACCTCCCGCCAGCGTCATCGGGTCCCTGAACATCACCGCGGCTGCTGCCGATCCTGAACTGCTGGATCTCCCATGGCACATCGCGCTGGAGGACTGGCCTGCCGAGAACCTGGCGGCACTGCCCCGCGGTATCTCCCGGCACATCGTGCGTTTTGCCCATTTGGGTGGCTCGGTCATCGCCATCAAGGAAACCTCGGAGCATGTTGCCCGCCATGAGTACCACATGCTGCGGAAGCTGGCCCGGCTGGACGTTCCCTGCGTGGAGCCGGTGGCTGTCATCACGGGCAGGACCACCGCGGACGGCAGGCCGCTGAACCCGGTCCTGGTCACGCGGCACCTGAAATTCTCCATGCCGTACCGCGCGCTGTTTTCCCAGATGCTCCGCAAAGACACCTTGACGCGCCTCATTGACGCCCAGGCGCTGCTGCTGGTGCGCCTGCACCTTGTGGGCTTCTACTGGGGTGACGTTTCACTGTCCAACACCCTGTTCCGCCGTGATGCCGGCGCCTTCGCCGCTTACCTGGTGGACGCCGAAACAGGCGAGCTCTACCCGGACCTCTCCATGGGTCAGCGTGAATACGACCTCGAAATCGCCCGCGTGAACATCGCCGGTGAACTGATGGATTTGCTGGACGGCGGACTCATCGAGGAAAAGGTGGATCCCGTAGCTACCAGTGAGCTGATCATGGACAGCTACCGCCGGCTCTGGACTGAACTGACGGAGAAGGAATCCTTCGAGCTCGGCGAAAGGTGGCGCGTGGCCGCCCGCATCCGGCGCCTCAACGAGCTGGGCTTTGATGTGGAGGAGTACGCCATCAAGACCACGGCGGACGGCTCCACCATCCAGCTCCAGCCCAAAGTGGTGGACGCCGGTCACCACCAGCGTCGTTTGCTGCGCCTTACGGGCCTGGACGCCCAAGAGAACCAAGCCCGCAGGCTCCTCAACGACATGGACCAGTTCCGCGCGGACAACAACCCGGACCTGGACGAGGAAATCAGCGCCCACATCTGGGTCAGCCAGATCTTCGAGCCCATTGTGCGTTCCATTCCGCGTCATTTGGCCGGAAAGCTGGAGCCCGCGGAAGTGGTTCATGAGGTGTTGGAGCACCGCTGGTACATGAGCCAGAAGCAGGACAGGTACGTGCCCCTGGCCGAAACCGTTCAGTCCTACCTGGACACGGTGCTGCAGCACCGCCGCGACGAGGCAGCCATCATGCTGAACCCGGACACGGAGCTTCTCAAGATCCTTGAAGTTGAGGTTGAGGAGTCCGGCCGGTACGACGACGAGGACGAGTACCCGGACGCAGACGACTAA